The genomic region ACGCCCAGCACGGAGGTGGGTTCCCCGTCCACGCGCACGCGGGCGGCGTCGACGGTCAGGACGTGCTCCACGCCCTCGATGTCGCGGACGGCGTCCACCGTCTCCCGGGGCAGGGTGGTGGGCGCCACGACGAAGTACTCGACGCTGCGCGCCTCGCGGAAGGGGGCCACGTAGGCGTCGCGGCGCAGGTCCTCGGGGTCGGCGACGTCGGGGGCGTCGGACGCGGAGTCCCCATTGCCGGCCGGATCCCGGGGGTGGGAGCCGCTGGGGGCGTCGGGGGACAGCTGTTCGGAGACGGCGGGACGGTCCTCGACCACCGGTTCGGCCCAGGCCGGGGCGGCGCCGAAGGCGGTGAAGGCGACCGCGAACGCGGCCGTGGTGCCCGCGCAAGTTCTCAAGCGGCTCCGCACGGGGGGCCTCATCCTCTCCTGACCGCCGGGGCGGGGTCCCCGGGGGCGTGATGTCGGTGCGGTACGTTTCCGGATCCAAGAATGGGTGCAGCGGCGCCGGTTGGCAAGAAGCCCACGCGGTCCGATATCGGACGTCCACCTCACGGCCACGGCAGCGATACGCGTCCGCCCCCGTCCCGGGACCGGAGTCGGCACGGGGCCCGTGTCGCGCGGCCCCGCCGCTACCGCTCGTCGTAGGAGTCCGTGACCGTGGTGGAGAGCGGGAAGCGGACCGGCGTGTCCCCGAACAGGGTCGTGCGGGTGCGCGTCTCCGCCTCGGCGACGGCGCGCACGGTCGCGTCGGCGCACTCGCGGGGCACGTGCAGCACGACCTCGTCGTGCACGAAGAACACGATGCCCGCGCCCTCCGGCAGCTCCGGCAGGCCCTGGCGCAGGGCCGCCAGCATGACCAGCGCCCACTCCGCCGCGCTCGCCTGGACGACGAAGTTGCGGGTGAAGCGCCCGTGCGCGCGTCTGCGCCGTTCCCCGTCGGGTCCGGCCGTGCGGGCCTGCCAGTCGGTCGGCGCGGGCGAGGTCCGGCCCAGCCAGGAGCGCACGATGCCGCCGCCCTCCCCCACGCGGGCGGCCGCGTCCACGTACTCCAGGGCGCGCGGGTACAGGCGCCGCATGGTGGCCAGCAGCGGCGCGGCGTCGCCGGAGGTCTGGCCGTACATGGCCGACAACACCCCGATCTTGGCGCGCTCGCGGTCACCGCCCACCTGGTCGGCCAGCCGCGCGTACAGGTCCTCCTCCGCGGCCGCGGCGGCCAGGGCGGCGTCACCGGAGACGGCGGCCAGGACGCGGGGTTCGAGCTGTCCGGCGTCGGCGCGGACCAGTACCCAGCCGGGATCGGCGCGCACCGCCCGGCGGATCGCCCTGGGGATCTGCAGGGCCCCTCCCCCGCGGGTGGCCCACCGGCCGGAGACGACTCCGCCCACGACGTAGTCCGGCTGGAACCGGCCGAGCCGGAGCCCGTCGGGGCCGGGACGCTCGCGCACCCAGGTCTCCAGCCACGCCCAGCCGTTGGCCGAGTGCAGGCGGGACAGCTCCTTGTACCGCAGGAGGAGGGGTACGACGGGGTGGTCGACGCGTTCCAGTTCCCAGGAGCGGGTGGAGGAGACCGGGTGGCCGATCCACGCCATGGCCTTGAGGACCTGGGCGGGTGAGTCGGGGTTGACGTCGCGCCCGACCGCGTCGGAGACGCGGGCGGCGAGGTCGGCGAGGACCGCGGGCCGCTGACCCGCCGGGGGCCGGGGGCCGAGGAGTTCGGTGAGGACCTCGTCGTGCACGCCGGGCCGCAGGGGCAGGCCGTCGTGGCTCATCTCGGCGGCGGCGAGGCCGCCCGCCGACTCCACCGCGGCCAGCAGTTCCATCCGCGCGCGGTCGGGCAGCGCGGCCAGGCGCCGCCGCTGGTCCTCGTGCACCTCCACCAGGGCGGCGAGCCGGTCGGTCCCGGGCGGCAGCGTGGAGCGGTCGGCCCCGAACAGCGCGGGCTGGGCGGCCGTACCCTCGCCCAGGGGGCGCGCGGGGTCCTCGGGCACGGGCCGGTCGTGCAGCCGAGCCCAGGCCGCGCCGAGGGAGTGCGGTTCGGCGTGGCGGACCTCGTGTCCCAGGAGCAGCGCCTCGGTGAGGGCGACGTCGTGGCAGCGCGAGACCCGGGTTCCGGCGCGGACGAGGTCGGGGTAGACGTCCTCGCTCGCCGACCAGACCCACCGGGGCGCCTCGGGGCCCGGGGAGCCGGAGCC from Nocardiopsis aegyptia harbors:
- a CDS encoding bifunctional 3'-5' exonuclease/DNA polymerase, translating into MRIAVVADGEGGGWIQELDGSAGPVHRVSDLAGAVRSAEGEGGLPPTAGGSGSPGPEAPRWVWSASEDVYPDLVRAGTRVSRCHDVALTEALLLGHEVRHAEPHSLGAAWARLHDRPVPEDPARPLGEGTAAQPALFGADRSTLPPGTDRLAALVEVHEDQRRRLAALPDRARMELLAAVESAGGLAAAEMSHDGLPLRPGVHDEVLTELLGPRPPAGQRPAVLADLAARVSDAVGRDVNPDSPAQVLKAMAWIGHPVSSTRSWELERVDHPVVPLLLRYKELSRLHSANGWAWLETWVRERPGPDGLRLGRFQPDYVVGGVVSGRWATRGGGALQIPRAIRRAVRADPGWVLVRADAGQLEPRVLAAVSGDAALAAAAAEEDLYARLADQVGGDRERAKIGVLSAMYGQTSGDAAPLLATMRRLYPRALEYVDAAARVGEGGGIVRSWLGRTSPAPTDWQARTAGPDGERRRRAHGRFTRNFVVQASAAEWALVMLAALRQGLPELPEGAGIVFFVHDEVVLHVPRECADATVRAVAEAETRTRTTLFGDTPVRFPLSTTVTDSYDER